A DNA window from Castanea sativa cultivar Marrone di Chiusa Pesio chromosome 7, ASM4071231v1 contains the following coding sequences:
- the LOC142642510 gene encoding uncharacterized protein LOC142642510 isoform X1, protein MLLSKVSRGGLWNWNWMLLRQLSTPITRAGYIQRPYGYSYSYSYSYTHYLQPLTETKVVQGSIFQKHHHFSTTITSNASKEGGEKKESISVTFVDKDGVEKHLRVPIGMSMLEAAHENDIELEGACEGSLACSTCHVIVKDMEYYNKLEEPTDEENDMLDLAFGLTETSRLGCQVIAKPELDGIRLAIPAATRNFAVDGYVPKPH, encoded by the exons ATGTTGCTTTCTAAAGTTTCGAGAGGTGGActttggaattggaattggatgCTTCTTCGACAGCTCTCAACGCCCATAACTAGAGCTGGATATATACAACGGCCTTACGGTTACAGTTACAGTTACAGTTACAGTTACACCCACTATTTGCAACCGCTG ACAGAAACTAAGGTGGTCCAGGGTTCCATATTTCAGAAGCATCATCATTTTTCTACCACTATCACTAGCAATGCATCTAAGGAAGGAGGTGAAAAGAAAGAATC GATATCTGTCACATTTGTTGACAAGGATGGAGTGGAAAAGCACCTTAGGGTCCCCATAGGAATGTCTATGTTGGAAGCTGCTCATGAAAATGATATAGAGCTTGAAG GAGCATGCGAAGGTTCACTTGCCTGTTCGACGTGTCATGTGATTGTGAAG GACATGGAGTATTACAATAAGTTAGAAGAACCTACTGATGAGGAAAATGACATGTTGGATCTGGCCTTTGGGCTTACAGAAAC ATCTCGTTTGGGTTGTCAAGTGATTGCAAAACCTGAACTTGATGGAATTCGTTTAGCTATACCTGCTGCCACACGAAACTTTGCCGTTGATGGGTATGTTCCAAAACCACACTAG
- the LOC142642510 gene encoding uncharacterized protein LOC142642510 isoform X2, giving the protein MLLSKVSRGGLWNWNWMLLRQLSTPITRAGYIQRPYGYSYSYSYSYTHYLQPLKHHHFSTTITSNASKEGGEKKESISVTFVDKDGVEKHLRVPIGMSMLEAAHENDIELEGACEGSLACSTCHVIVKDMEYYNKLEEPTDEENDMLDLAFGLTETSRLGCQVIAKPELDGIRLAIPAATRNFAVDGYVPKPH; this is encoded by the exons ATGTTGCTTTCTAAAGTTTCGAGAGGTGGActttggaattggaattggatgCTTCTTCGACAGCTCTCAACGCCCATAACTAGAGCTGGATATATACAACGGCCTTACGGTTACAGTTACAGTTACAGTTACAGTTACACCCACTATTTGCAACCGCTG AAGCATCATCATTTTTCTACCACTATCACTAGCAATGCATCTAAGGAAGGAGGTGAAAAGAAAGAATC GATATCTGTCACATTTGTTGACAAGGATGGAGTGGAAAAGCACCTTAGGGTCCCCATAGGAATGTCTATGTTGGAAGCTGCTCATGAAAATGATATAGAGCTTGAAG GAGCATGCGAAGGTTCACTTGCCTGTTCGACGTGTCATGTGATTGTGAAG GACATGGAGTATTACAATAAGTTAGAAGAACCTACTGATGAGGAAAATGACATGTTGGATCTGGCCTTTGGGCTTACAGAAAC ATCTCGTTTGGGTTGTCAAGTGATTGCAAAACCTGAACTTGATGGAATTCGTTTAGCTATACCTGCTGCCACACGAAACTTTGCCGTTGATGGGTATGTTCCAAAACCACACTAG